The Nocardioides humi genome includes a region encoding these proteins:
- the purH gene encoding bifunctional phosphoribosylaminoimidazolecarboxamide formyltransferase/IMP cyclohydrolase, which translates to MTDQIAIKRALVSVFDKTGLDDLVRGLHDAGVELVSTGGSAALIEGLGLPVTRVEELTGFPECLDGRVKTLHPRVHAGILADRRLPEHVAQLEELEVAPFDLVVVNLYPFAATVASGAGIQDCIEKIDIGGPSMVRAAAKNHASVAIVTDGADYARALGAARAGGFTLAEREALAAKAFVHTATYDVQVASWMGSVLTDSSEGTGFPAWIGGTWDKQAVLRYGENPHQPAALYRSGYGPGGLAAAEQLHGKEMSYNNYVDTDAARRAAYDHGDAPTVAIIKHANPCGIAVGADVAEAHRRAHECDPVSAFGGVIATNVAVSVEMARQVAEIFTEVIVAPGYDDGAVEVLARKKNLRILVAEPLAAGGVETRPISGGLLMQHTDRFQAEGDDPAAWTLATGDAADEQTLADLAFAWRAVRAAKSNAILLARDGGAVGIGMGQVNRVDSCKLAVERANTLVEGQERARGAVAASDAFFPFADGPQLLLDAGVRAIVQPGGSVRDEETIAACKAAGVTMYFTGTRHFFH; encoded by the coding sequence ATGACCGACCAGATCGCCATCAAGCGGGCGCTGGTGTCCGTGTTCGACAAGACCGGCCTCGACGACCTGGTCCGCGGGCTGCACGACGCCGGCGTCGAGCTGGTCTCGACCGGCGGCTCGGCCGCGCTGATCGAGGGCCTCGGCCTGCCCGTCACCAGGGTCGAGGAGCTCACCGGCTTCCCCGAGTGCCTCGACGGCCGGGTGAAGACGCTGCACCCCCGCGTGCACGCAGGCATCCTCGCCGACCGCCGTCTGCCCGAGCACGTCGCCCAGCTCGAGGAGCTCGAGGTCGCGCCCTTCGACCTGGTCGTCGTCAACCTGTACCCCTTCGCCGCCACCGTCGCCTCCGGCGCCGGCATCCAGGACTGCATCGAGAAGATCGACATCGGCGGCCCGTCGATGGTCCGCGCCGCCGCCAAGAACCACGCCTCGGTCGCGATCGTCACCGACGGCGCCGACTACGCTCGCGCCCTCGGGGCCGCCCGCGCCGGCGGCTTCACGCTCGCCGAGCGGGAGGCGCTGGCCGCCAAGGCGTTCGTCCACACGGCGACGTACGACGTGCAGGTCGCCTCCTGGATGGGCTCGGTGCTGACCGATTCCTCCGAGGGCACCGGCTTCCCGGCCTGGATCGGCGGCACCTGGGACAAGCAGGCCGTGCTCCGCTACGGCGAGAACCCGCACCAGCCCGCCGCCCTCTACCGCTCGGGCTACGGCCCCGGCGGGCTCGCCGCCGCCGAGCAGCTGCACGGCAAGGAGATGTCCTACAACAACTACGTCGACACCGACGCGGCCCGCCGCGCGGCGTACGACCACGGCGACGCTCCGACCGTGGCGATCATCAAGCACGCCAACCCCTGCGGCATCGCCGTCGGCGCCGACGTGGCCGAGGCGCACCGCCGGGCGCACGAGTGCGACCCGGTCTCCGCATTCGGCGGCGTGATCGCCACCAACGTCGCGGTCTCGGTCGAGATGGCCCGGCAGGTGGCGGAGATCTTCACCGAGGTCATCGTCGCGCCCGGGTACGACGACGGCGCGGTCGAGGTGCTTGCCCGCAAGAAGAACCTCCGGATCCTGGTCGCCGAGCCGTTGGCGGCCGGCGGGGTCGAGACCCGGCCGATCAGCGGCGGGCTGCTGATGCAGCACACCGACCGCTTCCAGGCCGAGGGCGACGACCCGGCCGCGTGGACGCTGGCGACCGGCGACGCGGCCGACGAGCAGACGCTCGCCGACCTCGCCTTCGCCTGGCGCGCGGTCCGCGCGGCCAAGTCGAACGCCATCCTGCTGGCCAGGGACGGCGGCGCGGTCGGCATCGGCATGGGTCAGGTCAACCGGGTCGACTCCTGCAAGCTCGCCGTCGAGCGCGCCAACACCCTCGTCGAGGGCCAGGAGCGGGCCCGCGGCGCGGTGGCCGCCTCCGACGCCTTCTTCCCGTTCGCCGACGGCCCGCAGCTGTTGCTGGATGCTGGAGTACGGGCCATCGTGCAGCCCGGCGGCTCGGTGCGCGACGAGGAGACCATCGCGGCCTGCAAGGCGGCCGGGGTCACCATGTACTTCACCGGCACCCGCCACTTCTTCCACTGA
- a CDS encoding MIP/aquaporin family protein has product MTQEAVAEQADIPPTIVQKLLAEFVGTFALVLFGCGVAVVNQGSIVQTGLAFGLTVTLMAYAFGRISGGHFNPAVSIGAALGGRISWKDTGLYAAAQFVGAIAAALVLMILLLGLDGFEAFDDRYPLGTNGFSAGDYDYAWWAAFLIELLMTFLFVLVILAVTDERNRAVAALAPLAIGVTLAVIHFMLIPLTGTSVNPARSLGPALFSGGDWIVQVWPFITAPFIGGAVAGVLYPLLFGRGADPVPGSGLNFGAGGSSDPAFTQQWNQQSYGQPQGQHQAQQPLQQQSQPIIQDGWQWDPATQQWIPAQQQPPAPGVPGAAGAPGAPGAPAAPDPQTGWAPPASDQTQVRPPQ; this is encoded by the coding sequence ATGACGCAAGAAGCAGTGGCCGAGCAGGCCGACATCCCGCCCACCATCGTCCAGAAGCTCCTGGCCGAGTTCGTCGGCACCTTCGCGCTGGTCCTGTTCGGCTGCGGCGTGGCTGTCGTCAACCAGGGCTCCATCGTGCAGACCGGCCTGGCCTTCGGCCTCACCGTGACGCTGATGGCCTACGCCTTCGGCCGGATCTCCGGCGGGCACTTCAACCCGGCCGTCTCCATCGGCGCCGCCCTCGGCGGACGGATCTCGTGGAAGGACACCGGCCTGTACGCCGCGGCCCAGTTCGTCGGCGCCATCGCCGCCGCCCTGGTCCTGATGATCCTGCTGCTCGGCCTGGACGGCTTCGAGGCGTTCGACGACCGCTACCCGCTCGGGACCAACGGCTTCAGCGCCGGCGACTACGACTACGCCTGGTGGGCGGCGTTCCTGATCGAGCTGCTGATGACCTTCCTCTTCGTGCTGGTCATCCTCGCCGTCACCGACGAGCGCAACCGCGCCGTGGCCGCCCTCGCCCCGCTGGCGATCGGCGTCACCCTGGCCGTCATCCACTTCATGCTGATCCCGCTGACCGGCACCTCCGTCAACCCGGCCCGCTCGCTCGGCCCGGCGCTGTTCAGCGGCGGCGACTGGATCGTCCAGGTCTGGCCGTTCATCACCGCACCGTTCATCGGCGGCGCCGTCGCCGGCGTGCTCTACCCGCTGCTCTTCGGCCGCGGCGCCGACCCGGTGCCCGGCTCCGGCCTCAACTTCGGCGCGGGCGGGTCCTCCGACCCGGCGTTCACGCAGCAGTGGAACCAGCAGTCCTACGGCCAGCCGCAAGGCCAGCACCAGGCGCAGCAGCCCCTGCAGCAGCAGAGCCAGCCGATCATCCAGGACGGCTGGCAGTGGGACCCCGCCACGCAGCAGTGGATCCCGGCCCAGCAGCAGCCGCCCGCTCCGGGGGTTCCCGGCGCCGCCGGTGCCCCGGGTGCTCCCGGCGCGCCTGCCGCGCCCGACCCGCAGACCGGGTGGGCGCCGCCGGCCAGCGACCAGACGCAGGTGCGCCCACCGCAGTGA
- a CDS encoding patatin-like phospholipase family protein has translation MSRTAFVLGGGGLLGAVEVGMLRALFERGVVPDVVVGTSVGALNGLVVAAEPTSACVTRLADLWREVTESNDVYGAPAWRQLGRAVQTGTHLHSAQPLRDRLDALFGGVVFADLPVTFQCCAASIERASEHWFTNGPVVPAVIASAAVPGLLPPAEIDGEHFLDGGIVNSVPVGRAVELGADRLYVLQVGRLERPLSAPRRPWDVARVSFEIARRHRFHREMSQLPPGVEVHLLPSAVSEADDRQTSYRDASAVTRRVEAAYAASAAYLDEQSR, from the coding sequence ATGTCGCGGACCGCATTCGTCCTGGGCGGGGGCGGCCTGCTCGGCGCCGTCGAGGTGGGGATGCTCCGCGCCCTGTTCGAGCGGGGCGTCGTCCCCGACGTGGTGGTCGGCACGTCGGTGGGCGCGCTCAACGGCCTGGTCGTCGCCGCCGAGCCCACCTCCGCGTGCGTCACCCGCCTCGCCGACCTGTGGCGCGAGGTCACCGAGAGCAACGACGTGTACGGCGCCCCGGCCTGGCGGCAGCTGGGGCGAGCGGTCCAGACCGGCACCCATCTGCACTCGGCGCAGCCGCTGCGCGACCGGCTGGACGCGCTCTTCGGCGGCGTCGTGTTCGCCGACCTGCCGGTCACCTTCCAGTGCTGCGCGGCCAGCATCGAGCGCGCGTCCGAGCACTGGTTCACCAACGGGCCGGTGGTGCCGGCGGTCATCGCCTCGGCCGCCGTTCCCGGACTGCTGCCGCCGGCCGAGATCGACGGGGAGCACTTCCTCGACGGCGGCATCGTCAACTCGGTCCCGGTCGGCCGGGCGGTCGAGCTGGGCGCCGACCGGCTCTACGTGCTCCAGGTGGGGCGGCTCGAACGGCCCTTGTCAGCGCCGCGGCGCCCGTGGGACGTTGCCCGCGTGTCCTTCGAGATCGCGCGCCGGCACCGCTTCCATCGCGAGATGAGCCAGCTCCCGCCCGGCGTGGAGGTGCACCTGCTGCCGTCGGCGGTCAGCGAGGCCGACGATCGGCAGACGTCCTACCGTGACGCCTCCGCGGTGACCAGGAGGGTCGAGGCGGCGTACGCCGCGAGCGCCGCCTATCTCGACGAGCAGTCCCGATGA
- a CDS encoding 1-acyl-sn-glycerol-3-phosphate acyltransferase, producing the protein MSPALTWSLQRLVVAPLAIVLTVWLWATLPLTLIVAGVMSAFVPGWLRPLRLLWVAVLHLTLETLVLLAAFGLWIASGFGALLHRPWFERVHYRLMRWYLVVFFREARRVLRLKIETVGPTPDAFPGQPLLVLCRHAGVGDSFSIMYALMHWYHREPRIVLKAMLAWDPALGVMLSRLPSTFIAKGRGRGRDLVAEIGVLASGLDENDAFVIFPEGGNFTPRRRRRAIDRLRGSGREVMAQQAEAMAHVLAPQPGGVLAALDAAPSADVLLVAHTGLDHLDSVGSIWRELPMDKRLLMGWWRVPRAEIPLDRTARIEWLFDRWGRIDAWIAENQPQDLAPRRG; encoded by the coding sequence ATGAGCCCTGCGCTCACGTGGTCGCTCCAGCGGCTCGTGGTCGCGCCCCTGGCCATCGTGCTGACGGTGTGGCTGTGGGCGACCCTCCCGCTCACCCTGATCGTGGCCGGGGTCATGTCGGCGTTCGTGCCGGGCTGGCTGCGGCCGCTGCGGCTGCTGTGGGTCGCGGTGCTGCACCTGACCCTGGAGACCCTGGTCCTCCTGGCGGCGTTCGGGCTGTGGATCGCCTCGGGCTTCGGGGCCCTCCTGCACCGGCCGTGGTTCGAGCGGGTGCACTACCGGCTGATGCGCTGGTACCTCGTGGTGTTCTTCCGGGAGGCCCGGCGCGTGCTGCGGCTGAAGATCGAGACGGTGGGCCCGACGCCGGACGCCTTCCCGGGCCAGCCGCTGCTCGTCCTCTGCCGGCACGCGGGGGTGGGCGACTCCTTCTCGATCATGTACGCCCTCATGCACTGGTACCACCGCGAGCCGCGGATCGTGCTGAAGGCGATGCTGGCCTGGGACCCGGCGCTCGGCGTGATGCTGTCGCGGCTGCCCAGCACCTTCATCGCCAAGGGCCGGGGCCGGGGCCGCGACCTGGTGGCGGAGATCGGCGTGCTCGCCAGCGGCCTCGACGAGAACGACGCCTTCGTGATCTTCCCCGAGGGCGGCAACTTCACCCCGCGGCGGCGGCGCCGCGCGATCGACCGGCTCCGCGGCTCGGGGCGCGAGGTCATGGCCCAGCAGGCCGAGGCGATGGCCCACGTCCTCGCCCCGCAGCCCGGCGGCGTCCTGGCGGCGCTGGACGCCGCACCGAGCGCCGACGTCCTCCTCGTCGCCCACACCGGCCTGGACCACCTCGACTCCGTCGGCAGCATCTGGCGCGAGCTGCCGATGGACAAGCGGCTGCTCATGGGCTGGTGGCGCGTGCCCCGCGCGGAGATCCCCCTGGACCGCACGGCGCGGATCGAGTGGCTGTTCGACCGCTGGGGCCGCATCGACGCCTGGATCGCCGAGAACCAGCCCCAGGACCTGGCTCCGCGGCGGGGCTAG
- a CDS encoding bifunctional methylenetetrahydrofolate dehydrogenase/methenyltetrahydrofolate cyclohydrolase, whose translation MTAQKLDGNATAAAIKDELRVRIDKLREQGITPGLGTVLVGDDPGSRWYVNGKHKDCAEVGIASIRVDLPEVATQEEIEEAVAALNADPACTGYIVQLPLPRGRDENRVLGLIDPAKDADGLHPTNLGWLVLGNEAPLPCTPYGIVELLRRHDVPIAGAEVVVVGRGITVGRPLGLLLTRRSENATVTLCHTATVDLAAHVRKADIVVAAAGVPDIVTGDMVKPGAAVLDVGVSRVDGKIAGDVAADVWDVAGWVSPNPGGVGPMTRAMLLANVVAMAEQQAALSGKATR comes from the coding sequence ATGACTGCACAGAAGCTCGACGGCAACGCCACGGCTGCCGCGATCAAGGACGAGCTGCGCGTCCGCATCGACAAGCTCCGCGAGCAGGGGATCACCCCCGGGCTCGGGACGGTGCTGGTGGGCGACGACCCCGGCTCGCGCTGGTACGTCAACGGCAAGCACAAGGACTGCGCCGAGGTCGGCATCGCCTCGATCCGCGTCGACCTGCCCGAGGTCGCGACGCAGGAGGAGATCGAGGAGGCCGTCGCCGCCCTCAACGCCGATCCCGCCTGCACCGGCTATATCGTCCAGCTGCCCCTGCCGCGCGGTCGTGACGAGAACCGGGTGCTCGGCCTGATCGACCCGGCCAAGGACGCCGACGGCCTGCACCCCACCAACCTCGGCTGGCTGGTGCTGGGCAACGAGGCGCCGCTGCCGTGCACGCCGTACGGCATCGTCGAGCTGCTACGGCGCCACGACGTCCCCATCGCGGGCGCCGAGGTGGTCGTGGTCGGCCGCGGGATCACCGTGGGCCGTCCGCTCGGCCTGCTGCTGACCCGGCGCTCCGAGAACGCCACCGTCACCCTGTGCCACACCGCCACCGTCGACCTCGCCGCCCACGTGCGCAAGGCCGACATCGTGGTCGCCGCCGCCGGCGTCCCCGACATCGTCACCGGCGACATGGTCAAGCCGGGCGCCGCGGTCCTCGACGTGGGCGTGAGCCGGGTCGACGGCAAGATCGCGGGCGATGTCGCCGCGGACGTGTGGGACGTCGCCGGGTGGGTCTCGCCGAACCCCGGCGGGGTGGGACCGATGACCCGCGCCATGCTGCTGGCCAATGTGGTCGCGATGGCGGAGCAGCAGGCGGCGCTGAGCGGGAAGGCAACGCGCTGA
- the tuf gene encoding elongation factor Tu codes for MAKSQFVRSKPHLNIGTMGHVDHGKTSLTAAITKVLAEADPDANAFVAFDGIDRAPEEVQRGITINIAHVEYETPTRHYAHVDMPGHADYVKNMITGAAQVDAAILVVSAQDGAMPQTREHVLLARRVGVPWLVVALNKADTVDDPELLDLVELEVRELLEAYGFPGDEVPVVPVSALGALEGDPRWVESVRALVAAVDDYVPVPERELGEPFLMPVEGVVTISGRGTVVTGAVERGSLALGDPVELVGLDETVASVATGLETFGKTLPTVEAGDNAAVLLRGVRREQVRRGQVLVVPGSVRPHRRFTASLHALTAAEGGRHTPFASDYRPQFYVRTTDVSGALDLGDVAMVLPGDTVEVTVELGKAVALEVGLGFAVREGGRTVAAGTVTGLLD; via the coding sequence ATGGCCAAGAGCCAGTTCGTGCGGAGCAAGCCGCACCTCAACATCGGGACCATGGGTCATGTCGACCACGGCAAGACCAGCCTCACCGCGGCGATCACCAAGGTGCTCGCCGAGGCCGACCCCGACGCCAACGCGTTCGTCGCGTTCGACGGGATCGACCGTGCCCCGGAGGAGGTCCAGCGCGGGATCACCATCAACATCGCGCACGTGGAGTACGAGACGCCGACCCGTCACTACGCCCACGTCGACATGCCCGGGCACGCCGACTACGTGAAGAACATGATCACCGGCGCGGCCCAGGTGGACGCCGCGATCCTGGTCGTCTCCGCCCAGGACGGCGCGATGCCGCAGACCCGCGAGCACGTGCTGCTCGCGCGGCGGGTGGGCGTTCCCTGGCTGGTCGTGGCCCTGAACAAGGCGGACACGGTCGACGACCCCGAGCTGCTCGACCTCGTCGAGCTCGAGGTGCGTGAGCTCCTCGAGGCCTACGGGTTCCCCGGCGACGAGGTCCCCGTCGTGCCGGTCTCGGCGCTGGGCGCGCTCGAGGGCGACCCGCGCTGGGTCGAGTCGGTGCGGGCACTGGTCGCGGCCGTCGACGACTACGTGCCGGTGCCCGAGCGCGAGCTCGGCGAGCCGTTCCTGATGCCCGTCGAGGGTGTGGTCACCATCAGCGGCCGCGGGACGGTCGTCACCGGCGCGGTCGAGCGCGGCTCGCTCGCGCTCGGCGACCCGGTCGAGCTGGTCGGGCTCGACGAGACGGTCGCCTCGGTCGCCACCGGCCTGGAGACCTTCGGCAAGACGCTGCCCACGGTCGAGGCCGGCGACAACGCGGCGGTGCTGCTGCGCGGCGTCCGCCGGGAGCAGGTACGCCGCGGCCAGGTGCTCGTCGTACCGGGCTCGGTTCGGCCGCACCGCAGGTTCACCGCGAGCCTGCACGCGCTCACCGCGGCCGAGGGCGGCCGGCACACGCCGTTCGCCTCCGACTACCGTCCGCAGTTCTACGTCCGGACGACCGACGTCTCCGGGGCCTTGGACCTCGGCGACGTCGCGATGGTGCTGCCGGGCGACACCGTCGAGGTCACGGTCGAGCTCGGCAAGGCGGTGGCCCTCGAGGTCGGCCTCGGCTTCGCCGTCCGCGAGGGCGGGCGCACGGTGGCCGCCGGCACGGTCACCGGCCTGCTCGACTGA
- a CDS encoding DNA alkylation repair protein translates to MHPDPALTAAVRAALRAAADPSLAPGQQAYMRSAMPFLGVRVPEVRRLVRATVRDLGVRDGEQLAAAARELWDDATHREERYAAAALVALRPLEGDLALVPFHEHVARTGAWWDHVDEAAHRVADLHDAHPVETAAIVLRWSVDDDIWVRRLAILGQLGRRERVDLDLLAAVIEPSLGDPEFFLRKVIGWALRDAGRVHPDWVRGYADAHDLSPLSRREALKHL, encoded by the coding sequence GTGCATCCCGACCCCGCGCTGACGGCCGCCGTCCGCGCTGCGCTGCGGGCCGCGGCCGACCCGTCCCTGGCGCCCGGGCAGCAGGCCTACATGAGGTCCGCGATGCCCTTCCTCGGCGTCCGGGTGCCCGAGGTGCGCCGCCTGGTCCGGGCGACGGTGCGCGACCTCGGCGTACGCGACGGCGAGCAGCTCGCGGCCGCCGCCCGCGAGCTGTGGGACGACGCGACCCATCGCGAGGAGAGGTACGCCGCCGCGGCCCTGGTGGCGCTGCGCCCGCTCGAGGGCGACCTGGCGCTGGTGCCCTTCCACGAGCACGTCGCGCGGACCGGCGCCTGGTGGGACCACGTCGACGAGGCCGCGCACCGGGTCGCCGACCTGCACGACGCACACCCTGTCGAGACCGCCGCGATCGTGCTGCGCTGGTCGGTGGACGACGACATCTGGGTGCGGCGGCTGGCGATCCTCGGCCAGCTGGGCCGCAGGGAGCGCGTCGACCTCGACCTGCTCGCCGCGGTGATCGAGCCCAGTCTCGGCGACCCGGAGTTCTTCCTCCGCAAGGTGATCGGCTGGGCCCTGCGCGACGCCGGCAGGGTCCACCCCGACTGGGTTCGCGGCTACGCCGACGCCCACGACCTCAGTCCGCTCAGTCGCCGCGAGGCCCTCAAGCACCTGTGA
- a CDS encoding NADP-dependent isocitrate dehydrogenase, producing MSSIIYTHTDEAPLLATYSFLPIVEAYAAKAGVAFETRDISVAARILAQFGLADDALTELGELAKTPEANIIKLPNISASIPQLKAAIKELQAQGFDIPDYPESPATDAEREIRAKYDKVKGSAVNPVLREGNSDRRAPASVKNYAKTHPHTNKPFADGSKTDVATMSAHDFASNEKSVTLAQDDTLSIVLETENGETVVLKDGLKVLAGEIVDGTKMEAAHLDAFLRNALAEAKAQDVLFSVHLKATMMKVSDPIIFGHVVKAYFADVFAQYGDQLAAAGLSANDGLGAILSGLDALESGAEIKAAFEAALAAGPRLSYVNSDKGITNLHVPSDVIVDASMPALVRNGGRLWGVDGGEDDTLAVIPDSSYAGVYQAVIDDVKKNGPLDPATIGTVPNVGLMAQAAEEYGSHDKTFEIPAAGTVRVLASNGDVLIEHDVEAGDIWRACQTKDIPVQDWVKLAVTRARASQTPAIFWLNESRAHDAELIKKVNAYLPEHDTDGLEIQILSPTLATAYSLERMRKGEDTISVTGNVLRDYNTDLFPILELGTSAKMLSVVPLIAGGGLFETGAGGSAPKHVQQLVEENYLRWDSLGEFFALVPSLEKYAEQAGAPAAQVLADALDRATGTFLNEDRSPGRRLGTTDNRGSHFYLALYWAEELASQTEDADLAAAFKPLAETLRANEAKIAEELIAVQGSPADIGGYYYPDAEKTSAVMRPSATLNEALAAF from the coding sequence ATGTCGAGCATCATCTACACCCACACCGACGAGGCGCCGCTGCTCGCGACGTACTCCTTCCTGCCGATCGTCGAGGCGTACGCCGCCAAGGCCGGCGTCGCCTTCGAGACCCGCGACATCTCGGTCGCAGCGCGCATCCTCGCCCAGTTCGGCCTCGCCGACGACGCGCTGACCGAGCTCGGCGAGCTCGCGAAGACGCCCGAGGCCAACATCATCAAGCTCCCCAACATCTCCGCCTCGATCCCGCAGCTCAAGGCCGCGATCAAGGAGCTGCAGGCGCAGGGCTTCGACATCCCGGACTACCCGGAGAGCCCGGCGACCGACGCCGAGAGGGAGATCCGGGCCAAGTACGACAAGGTCAAGGGCTCCGCGGTCAACCCGGTCCTGCGCGAGGGCAACTCCGACCGCCGCGCGCCCGCCTCGGTCAAGAACTACGCCAAGACCCACCCCCACACCAACAAGCCGTTCGCCGACGGCTCGAAGACCGACGTCGCGACCATGAGTGCCCACGACTTCGCGAGCAACGAGAAGTCGGTGACCCTCGCGCAGGACGACACGCTCTCGATCGTGCTGGAGACCGAGAACGGCGAGACCGTCGTCCTCAAGGACGGACTGAAGGTCCTCGCCGGCGAGATCGTCGACGGCACCAAGATGGAGGCCGCGCACCTCGACGCCTTCCTCCGCAACGCCCTCGCCGAGGCCAAGGCCCAGGACGTGCTGTTCTCCGTCCACCTCAAGGCGACCATGATGAAGGTCTCCGACCCGATCATCTTCGGCCACGTCGTGAAGGCCTACTTCGCCGACGTCTTCGCCCAGTACGGCGACCAGCTGGCCGCCGCGGGACTCTCGGCCAACGACGGCCTCGGCGCGATCCTGTCCGGTCTCGACGCGCTCGAGAGCGGCGCGGAGATCAAGGCCGCCTTCGAGGCCGCGCTCGCCGCCGGCCCGCGCCTGTCCTACGTCAACTCCGACAAGGGCATCACCAACCTGCACGTTCCCAGCGACGTCATCGTCGACGCGTCGATGCCGGCGCTGGTCCGCAACGGCGGCCGCCTCTGGGGCGTCGACGGCGGCGAGGACGACACCCTCGCGGTGATCCCGGACTCGTCGTACGCCGGCGTCTACCAGGCCGTCATCGACGACGTGAAGAAGAACGGGCCGCTCGACCCGGCCACCATCGGCACGGTCCCCAACGTCGGCCTGATGGCGCAGGCCGCCGAGGAGTACGGCTCGCACGACAAGACCTTCGAGATCCCGGCCGCCGGCACGGTCCGCGTCCTGGCGTCGAACGGCGACGTGCTGATCGAGCACGACGTCGAGGCCGGCGACATCTGGCGCGCCTGCCAGACCAAGGACATCCCCGTCCAGGACTGGGTCAAGCTGGCCGTCACCCGCGCCCGCGCCTCGCAGACCCCGGCGATCTTCTGGCTCAACGAGTCGCGCGCCCACGACGCCGAGCTGATCAAGAAGGTCAACGCCTACCTGCCCGAGCACGACACCGACGGCCTGGAGATCCAGATCCTGTCGCCGACCCTCGCGACGGCGTACTCCCTCGAGCGGATGCGCAAGGGTGAGGACACCATCTCGGTGACCGGCAACGTGCTGCGCGACTACAACACCGACCTGTTCCCGATCCTCGAGCTCGGCACGTCGGCCAAGATGCTCTCCGTCGTTCCGCTGATCGCGGGCGGCGGTCTCTTCGAGACCGGCGCGGGCGGCTCGGCGCCGAAGCACGTGCAACAGCTGGTCGAGGAGAACTACCTGCGCTGGGACAGCCTGGGCGAGTTCTTCGCGCTCGTCCCCTCGCTGGAGAAGTACGCCGAGCAGGCCGGCGCCCCCGCCGCGCAGGTCCTCGCCGACGCGCTCGACCGCGCCACCGGCACCTTCCTCAACGAGGACCGCTCGCCGGGCCGCAGGCTGGGCACGACCGACAACCGCGGCTCGCACTTCTACCTCGCGCTCTACTGGGCCGAGGAGCTGGCGAGCCAGACCGAGGACGCCGACCTGGCGGCCGCGTTCAAGCCGCTCGCCGAGACGCTGCGGGCCAACGAGGCGAAGATCGCCGAGGAGCTGATCGCCGTCCAGGGCAGCCCCGCCGACATCGGCGGCTACTACTACCCGGACGCCGAGAAGACCTCGGCCGTGATGCGCCCGAGCGCGACGCTCAACGAGGCGCTCGCCGCGTTCTGA
- a CDS encoding DUF3017 domain-containing protein: MLVVVGVGLVVASASDWRVGLRIVSGALVAAAGLRLVLPEKDAGMLAVRHRFLDVGILVAVAVGLFLLAAAIPEQT, encoded by the coding sequence GTGCTGGTCGTCGTGGGCGTCGGCCTCGTGGTCGCGTCTGCCTCGGACTGGCGGGTCGGCCTGCGGATCGTGTCGGGCGCGCTCGTCGCGGCCGCGGGCCTGCGCCTCGTGCTGCCGGAGAAGGACGCCGGCATGCTCGCCGTGCGCCACCGCTTCCTCGACGTCGGCATCCTGGTCGCCGTCGCCGTGGGGCTCTTCCTGCTCGCCGCCGCGATCCCCGAGCAGACCTGA
- a CDS encoding malate dehydrogenase codes for MSTTPLKVAVTGAAGQIGYSLLFRIASGAIAGDRPVELRLLEIEPALKALEGVVMELDDCAFPNLAGVEIGADPEKIFDGVNLALLVGARPRGPGMERGDLLSANGAIFTAQGKALNKVAADDVRIGVTGNPANTNALIAASNAPDIPKERFSALTRLDHNRAISQLAAKTGSAVTDIKKITIWGNHSATQYPDIFHAEIAGKNAAEVVNDQAWIADTFIPTVAKRGAAIIDARGASSAASAASATCDAARDWLAGTPAGDWVSMAVVSDGSYGVPEGLVSSFPVTTAGGDWEIVQGLDIDDFSRGKIDASVAELADEKAAVTELGLI; via the coding sequence GTGAGCACCACCCCGCTCAAGGTTGCCGTGACCGGCGCGGCCGGCCAGATCGGCTACAGCCTGCTCTTCCGCATCGCCAGCGGCGCCATCGCCGGTGACCGTCCCGTCGAGCTGCGCCTGCTCGAGATCGAGCCCGCCCTCAAGGCCCTCGAGGGCGTCGTGATGGAGCTCGACGACTGCGCGTTCCCGAACCTCGCCGGCGTCGAGATCGGTGCCGATCCGGAGAAGATCTTCGACGGCGTCAACCTCGCCCTCCTCGTCGGCGCGCGTCCGCGCGGTCCCGGCATGGAGCGCGGCGACCTGCTCTCCGCCAACGGCGCCATCTTCACCGCCCAGGGCAAGGCCCTCAACAAGGTGGCCGCCGACGACGTCCGCATCGGCGTGACCGGCAACCCGGCCAACACCAACGCGCTGATCGCCGCGAGCAACGCCCCCGACATCCCCAAGGAGCGGTTCTCCGCGCTGACCCGCCTCGACCACAACCGGGCGATCTCGCAGCTGGCCGCCAAGACCGGCTCGGCCGTGACCGACATCAAGAAGATCACCATCTGGGGCAACCACTCCGCCACCCAGTACCCCGACATCTTCCACGCCGAGATCGCCGGCAAGAACGCCGCCGAGGTCGTCAACGACCAGGCCTGGATCGCCGACACCTTCATCCCGACCGTCGCCAAGCGCGGCGCCGCGATCATCGACGCCCGGGGCGCCTCCTCGGCCGCCTCCGCCGCGTCCGCGACCTGCGACGCCGCCCGCGACTGGCTGGCCGGCACCCCCGCCGGCGACTGGGTCTCCATGGCGGTCGTCTCCGACGGCTCCTACGGCGTGCCCGAGGGCCTGGTCTCCTCGTTCCCGGTCACCACCGCCGGTGGCGACTGGGAGATCGTCCAGGGCCTCGACATCGACGACTTCTCGCGCGGCAAGATCGACGCGTCCGTCGCCGAGCTGGCCGACGAGAAGGCCGCGGTCACGGAGCTGGGCCTGATCTGA